In Nitrosomonas ureae, the sequence AATTGGATAGCGCCCTTGGTTACGCACATAACCAAGTACAGATACCATTTGACTTTGTAACGAAGCAGTAATGATATTTACTTGTGGCTTACGTAAAATATCTTTACTCTCTAGCAACTTGACTATTTTTCTTTCCATTTCAGAAGGTGTTAATCCATCAACAAATATTTCACCTAATAAGGGAAAAGTTATATTCCCAGCCTCACTTACTTTCACCTCAGTAGTCATATCTGGTTGACCAAATACAAATATTTTTAATGTATCCCCTGGCCCTAATACACTTTCTTTCTTCTCTCCGTTAGCTGCATTAGCGATCCCAGTTATCCAAAGAAGCACCAAAAACATAATCAATAGCCGCCCTTTCTTCATAATATTTTCCATTTATTCATCCTTAATTTATTCTATATTCAATAGCTAAAATTTATTTTAGCCCGGAAATACCCCGCTCAATTACTCCCTCAGAAACTGTTCCAGATGGATTGTCAATATTACTCAAATTTTCTGGAGAAATTCTGAATAACTGACTCTCTGATTTCTCTATATTATTAGGTTCTGGTGCTTTCGCATTTAGATATTCAATTTTTGCTGAAGTACGTAAACGTGCAATTTCAGCATCTGTAGCTTCTTTATATTTTTGATTGATCAGAAATCTTTCAATTTGTGGGGCCGCAGCAGTCTCTGAAACTGAATTATCTTTAATGGCATTAACTGAAATCAAAATACTTTTTTCTTGCTCATTGATGATAAAAATAGTATCTTTGCTTTTTTCACGCAACGTTGAAACTAATTGCAAAGGTAGATCAGCACTACTTCGGGTTGCTAGGCTACGAAAATATTGGATGTTATTTTTATCAAGCCAAGTTACAACTTCTTCGATAGATTTTGCTGTATCTATTACTCTCTTTAACTCCTCGCTGACTTCTCTAGTTGCAATTCGCACGGTAGTCAAATCAAATTGTTTACGTTGCGCAAACAACTCTGGATTTTTCTGAAAATAATCTTCAATCTCAGCTTTAGATGGTTTTGCGATCTTACTGATAATTCCTTGTAAATAAGCTTGCGCAATCACTTGAGCATTCGCACGCTCGCGCGCCTGCATCACTTCAGGTGTACGATCAAGCTTATTCCTTATAGCCTCGTCAACTATCAATTGACGAGCAATGAGCGATTCCAATAATTGCTCGCGTGCGCTCTCATATTGATCAGCTCGGATATTACTCCGCCTTATTTCATCGTTAAGTTGAAGCATAGTAATCTCAGAACCATTAACGCTCACTATTGATTGCCCAGATTTTTTTGTGTTAGGCTCTTTATCGCAAGCAGTAAGAGTGAGAGCGGTAATAAACACTAGTCCTATTATCGAAATCATTCTTATGTGTGCTAATACCATAGTGCTTTCCTCTTTATTATGATGACAATTTCAATCAAACTGCTCCATATATCCTTAAATATTACAAACTATGTCGTGACAAGGTCACATAAAATTCGAATTAAACTAATTACTTGTAACATTCGAAAGACAAAAAGTTATTTCAAGCCAACCTACGACAATTCAATTTAAAACTTTAATATCCAAATCACACCCTTACAGAATGTATCAATATTTATTATTGATCATATATATATTAATAAATTTAAAGAAAAGCAAAAAATTTAACTAATCTATCTGCTCCTAAGTACAAGGATATTAATTTGTGCTTTTTATCTTTTAATCCTTCACCGCAAGGAAGGTAAATTTGAATCTACAAAGATTAATCTAGGCTAACTAACAGCATCTTACATCAAATTTCATCATGAGTTAGTGCATACCTCTATTCTGAGACTTTTAAGAAATGTTAAATTAATAAACATTCTAACTATTACACCTTATTTTGTTCTTTATATTTAGAATACATGACCAGAACAGCAGATGAGCTAAAGAAAACGCAAGCAGTATTTTTTCGGAAATTTGAAAGAAACCTTTAAAGAAAACAAGTACTAGGAATGTTTAGATCGGCTCGTAATTTCAGCACCTGTTACTATGTGGTAACTGCACTACAAACCATTGCGATTTTTTGAACCATTTTTTTATTGATCAAACAAAAATGAAATCACAAAATATTTTCTCAAAAATTCCTAAAAATTTGAAGTGTGAAATTTTTGAGCTTTTAATCAACGATGATACGGTAACAATAGAAAGAATTATTTCAAAAGGTCAACAATCGTCTTCTTGGTATGATCAGAAAAAGAATGAATGGGTGATAGTTCTCAAAGGAGAAGCCATACTTACTTTTGAGAATCAGACTTCTGTGCAACTTAAAGAAGGAGATTTCATCAATATCCCCGCTCATAGTAAGCACAGAGTCTCGTGGTCAGAACCAGAAAATGAAACTATCTGGCTCGCCGTTCATTATTGATGATAATTTATACCGAAACCAAACATTATAATCTCTTCAGCCAGTATAGCTGAAGTTGCGAGCTTATTAACGTAAAGCATTAACAGTTATTTAGATCACTGTTTATTGTATTTTTGGCGGAATTTCTCAACTCTACCAGCAGTATCAACAATTTTCTGTTTACCCGTATAAAATGGATGACAAAGTGAACATACTTCAATAGTTAAAGGTTTATTCATAGTCGAGCGCGTGTTAAAAACATTACCACAACTGCAAGTTACAGTTATTTCATGGTAGTCTGGATGAATATCTGCTTTCATTACCAATATCCTTAAATTATTCAATCCCAAAGGGAAACCAAAAAGTCGTAATTATCCTTTAATGTGTGTATCGGTGCAACTATCAGTCTGCCTCCGTATAGAAACAAATACCTCGATATGATAACCATCATGATTGCAAAACACAAAACTGATCCTGAGCAGATCACATCCCCGAAAACACAACTTAATGTATTCTTACAATAAAACACGCCAACTGCATCAGAAGGAGCAAGCAATCAAACCCGGAAGAGATTAAATTTAGGTAATTATATACTTGTTAGACCCAGATAATATGATATAATAATTTCATATTTGGAGGGTTATCATGATTAAACAATTTAATAGCTTGATCGAAATGTTAAAAACATTTCCAGACGAGCAAAGCTGTATCGACCATTTTACAGCTATTAAATGGACAGAAAAAAAGCAATGCCCTCATTGTGGCAGCGAAAAGATTTATCATTTCGCTGATAACAGAACTCACAAGTGCGCACAATGCAGAAAGAAATTTAGTATAAGAGTTGGCACCATATTTGAAGATTCAAAAATCCCTTTGCAGAAATGGTTTATGGCTGTTTATCTTGCCACATCCCATAAGAAGGGTATTTCTAGCATTCAATTAGCTAAAGACATAGATGTTACACAGAAAACAGCTTGGTTTATGCTTCATCGCTTGCGTCACGCAAGCCAGACAAAATCATTCAATACCCCATCATTAGGTGGTCAAGGAAAGATTGTTGAAATTGATGAGACTTATATAGGGGGAAAAGAAAGAAATAAGCATAATAACAAACGTTCTAAAGGTACCCAGGGTCGCTCCACCAAAACCAAGGCTGCTGTTTTAGGGATGCTTGAAAGGGGCGGAGAACTTCGCGCAGTAAAAGTTAAGAACGGTGCATCATTTTCAATCATGCCTGTCATTGTTACCAACGTATTATCAGACACAAAAATAATGACTGACGAAGCCAGAGCATATAGACAGTTACCAAGGGCATATACTCATAATTCTGTTAATCATAGCTTTTGTGAGTATGTGTCTGGAAGTATTCATACAAATACAATAGAAGGTGCGTGGTCACTCTTTAAGCGCGGCATTCTAGGTATACAACATCATATTAGCCCAAAGCACTTAGACAGATACTTAACTGAATTTAGTTTCCGCTACAACACTCGTAAGCAAGGCGAAGGTGAAAGAGTTAATAATCTTTTGGCACGCACTAATGGACGCATCACATACAAGGAGCTTATAGCATGAGTGAAAAGAAAATCGATACAGACAAACTTGCTGGTATGGCTTTTGATGATGCGCTGAGTAGATTAGCCCACACAGACCCAAAAGAATTATCTGAGATAAATAAAGAGAACATTAGTGATGGCGCAATAGAGCAATTAATTGAGAAATTTGAAGATTCTTCACATATTGATGAAGATGATGTTGAATTCTGGTACGCGAGAGATCTACAAGTTTTATTAGGGTATGAAAGTTCTTGGCAAAATTTTTCCAATGTTATTGAGAAAGCTAAAAGCGCATGCGAATCTAGCGGAAACAGTGTGCTAGACCATTTTAATGACGTCATTAAAATGGTAGCAATAGGTTCGGGAGCTGAGAAAAAAGTAGATGATATTAAGTTAACAAGATATGCCTGTTACTTGATAGCTCAGAATGGAGATCCAAGGAAAAAGCCTATTTCATTTGCTCAAACTTACTTTGCTATTCAGACTAGACGACAAGAAATCAGAGATGATGATGAAGCAAATTACATTCCGCTATCTGAAGATAAGAAAAGATTCTTGCTTAGGGATGAAATCAAGGAGCATAACAAGCGACTTGCCAGCGCTGCTAAAGGAGGTGGAGTTGTTGAGCCTATTGATTTCGCCATATTTCAAACATTCGGCTACAGAGGGTTATATGGTGGATTGGATAGATTAGGAATTGCGCGTAAAAAAGGATTGAAGTCTAAAGATACAATATTAGATCACATGGGAAGCACAGAGTTAGCAGCTAACTTATTCAGGGCTACTCAGACCGAAGAGAAGCTGAGACGTGAAAATATCAAAGGCAAAGAGAATGCCAATAATGCGCACCATGAAGTAGGTAAAAAAGTAAGACAGGCAATTAAAGATATTGGCGGAACAATGCCGGAAGATTTACCGCCAGCAGAGGATATTGTAAAGGTTGGCAAGAGAATACAAAAAGCTATTAAGAGCAGCCAGAAAAAGATCAAATAAATAGGGTAATTCAAAAAGAGTACTTTAATGCTGCGTTGGGTCTAATAAGTATATAATTACCTAAATTTATACTATTTCTACTCAATTAGTCTGTGCTGAATTGCGTATCGAATCAGTTGTGCATTATTTTTCATACGCATCTTTTCCAGAATACGTGAACGATAAGTACTAACTGTTTTGACACTGAGAGACAGTTTATTGGCAATAGAGGTTAAAGATTCTCCGGAAACGATAAGTTTAAAAACATGAAATTCCCGATCTGAGAATGTGGTATGTATCAATTTCTCTGAATTTATGATCGGAGTAAACAAAAGTTTTTCTGCCAGCTCGGGATTAACATATTTACCACCATTAGCAAGACGACGAACTACATTAATAAGTTGATCGGTCGGGCTATCTTTTGTCATATATCCAGATGCTCCGGAACGAATCGCTCGGATCGCATATTCCTCCTCGGGATACATGCTTAGAACCAATACATATGACGGTAAATTTGCGGATGAAATTCGTTTTAAAACCTCCAATCCATTCATATCAGGAAGGTTAATATCCAATAAAGCAATATCCCAATCGTACTCCTTCGCCTTTTTGATAGTATCTTTCCCATCAATCGCTTCTGCAATAACTTCAATATCATCCGTTTCACTGAAAATCCGTTTAAGCCCATCACGAAACAATGCGTGATCATCTGCAATCAGCACCTTAACCATCAATTGCTTCCTCAGCACATGTTACTAAAGCTAGCGGTATTCTAAGCATTACGACACTACCTTGTGACGCTATACCCGATATTTCAAACTCACCACCAAATTGTTGCGTTCTTTCATTCATGCTGATAATTCCAAACGACTGAGGATTTAATATTTGCAATTTTGTAATGCCAACACCATTATCCTTAATCGTAATAACAAAATCATCTTCGTCCTCAACAAGTTCTACATCAACTTCAGTTGCATTCGAATGCCGGGTAATGTTGATAAATACTTCCTGAATAATTCTAAAAATAGCCGTTTCGTAGCTTTTGTTATGACAAGATAAATTCGATATTGTTGATTCCAGTGTGCAATCAATTTTTGTTCGTTGCTCCAATTCGCGCACGAGCCACTCAATTGCGCCCAATAGTCCTAAATTATCCAGTACATTGGGACGCAAATTTACTGAAACTCGACGTGCGGTTTCTATAGCTTCACCCGTTAATTGGTATAATAATTTGATTCGTTCATGCATGGGCTCTGCGGTTATTTTTTTTGAAAGCCAATCCAGATCCATTTTTAGAACGGTTAAAGTCCCACCGAGAACATCATGTATTTCACGACCAATCCTGGTTCTTTCTTCTTCTCGTATGTCTTGTAAATGGGCAGCCAATTGATGTAAATTCTCAATCATCTGTTTACGCTCAGTAATGTCTTCGATCATACATAAATAACATATTTCATTGCTCGCAATTGCTTCAAACCGCACAATAGAAATTTTAATCCAGAAAACTGAAATATCCTGATGCAGAATTCTTTTTTCTATTTTGCAATCAACCCGTCCGCTATTTAAGAAGCTCTCAATATCATCATGATAAGACTGCAAATCATCTGGATGAATAATATCCGCATGACTGATATCGATAAGCTCATCAACGCGCCTACCTACAATAGATGCATATTTCGGATTCACATCATAGTATCTTCCGGTATGCAAATTAACCAACGCAATGCCCAAAGGGGATTTCTCAAAAATGGTTTGAAATCTTTTCTGCGCCCTCCTGTTACTTTCCTCGATACGCTGTCTTTCAATTGAATAGCGAATCACCCGTGCAAGCACACCTTCAGTAAGACTGCCCTTCACGAGATAGTCTTGGGCACCGGCTTTTATCGCTTTGATCGCAAGCTTCTCATCATCTCTAAAAGATAAAACAGCAATAGGTGTGCTTATCGCATGTTCCCGTAATTGTTTTATCGTTGTAATTCCGTCGCTATCGGGCAAAGTGAGATCTGACAAAATCAAATCAAAAGATTTTTTGTGAATTAATTCTATGGCAGAACTTAATCGTTCTACATGAGTGACCGTCATCTGTTCACCCATTGCCTGCTGCAAATCACTCTCTACCAGTATTGCATCAGCTTCATTATCTTCAATTAGTAAGATATGAATCGTAGGTATGATCATTGCACATCAAAGCTCATAGAATATAGAGGTAGAGAACCAGTAATATTGGATCGCTTTGGCTATTTTTATACAGCCATCAAAATCAGCCGATTTTTTGATATAACCATTCGCATAACTCCGGTATGCGGATCTGACATCTTCTTTAGTTGTAGAGGAAGTATAAATGATGACAGGTATGCTTCTCAAATCAACATCATCTTTAAGTTCTTTCAGCACTTCTAATCCGCTTTTTCTCGGCATATTCAAATCCAGCAAGATAATATTTGGGCGAGGGACATGATGATATTGCCCTTGCTGTTTTAAAAACTCTAATGCATACACACCATCCTCAGCCACATATACCTCACAATTCTCATCACATAAAGCAAAAGCTTCTTTAATCAACAAAACATCAGTAGGATTATCGTCAATCATCAGAATGATATTGGATTCAATACTATTTTTATGATGCATTGTATTTATTCTATTTTTGGTATTGTGAAATAAAATGATGAGCCCACATTGAATTCTGAATTAACCCATATCCTTCCTCCATGATGTTCCACCACTTTTTTACATATTGCTAGACCAATCCCAGTACCCGCATAGTCACTACGACTATGTAACCGCTGGAATACTCGGAAAATCCGCTTTAGGTATTGTTTCTCAATCCCGATTCCATTATCCGATATCAAAAAAACCCATTCATCTCGCTTTTCTTCCACTCCAACATGTATTTTTGGTGGTTGATCTCTTTGAAATTTAAGCGCATTATTGATTAGATTAGTAAACAGCTGAATAAATTGAAAATGAATTCCTTTAACAACGGGAAGATGATCATGCGTGATGATTGCGCTACATTCGCTAATGGTAACAAATAAATCCGCTTCCACATTATTTAACAGTTGTTCACAATCTATTTCTACGAAAGCTTGATTTGCATTCGCCTGCGCATAAGTCAACAAATCGTCGATAAGCTGCTGCATACGCTCAGTACCGGCAACTGCATGCGAAATCAAATTATTCGCACGCTGATCCAATTGTGTGTAACAGTATTTCTTGAGCAATTGAACGAAGCTACTAATAGCCCTAAGTGGCTCTTGCAGATCATGAGTAACAACATATGCAAATTGTTCTAACTCATCATTTGATCGCGCCAATTCCGTAACTTGTTTCTCCATTTTTTGTTCCAGTTGCTTGTATTCTGTCACTTCATTCAATATTGAAGCGTATTGGTACGGCAATCCGGCATCATCAAGAAAAGGCACAATTGTTGTAGCGACCCAATAATAAGTTCCATCCTTAGCGCGATTCTTAATTTCTCCCTTCCATGTTTCGCCTTTCGAAATTGTGCTCCATAAGTTAAGGAAAAAGTCTTTGGAATGATGACCAGAATTAATAATTCGATGATCTTGACCGATTAATTCTTCAAGTGAATATTTTGAGACAATGCAAAATCTTTCATTGGCATAATTTATTATTCCCAAATTATCCGTAATTGCTATGATCGCATGCTTATCAAATACGCTTTCAATCACTCTAGCCGTATCCAGCAGTACTTTTTTATCCAAATACTGATTCCGTTCCAACCATGAACCAAGATCAACGGCTATGTTCTGTAGAAAAATTGGATCCTCTTTTTCCATCAAAGATACCGTAGACTGATCCATACAATGGACTCCTATCTGCCCGCGAATTTTGCCATTCGTGATTATCGAAATAGAAAACCTATGCTCTAACCCGTGCGGAATTCTACCTTCCGTATAACTTTTATCATCAATATTGATGAAGGGAAAAATTTGATCTGATGGATACCATATCGATTTTATATGCTCTATCAATTTCTGACACAATTCATCAACACAATGAATTGCTAACATATCACGAGAAATTTCATATAAGCAGGTCAATTTAATCCATTTCAATTGAGATCCTATTTCAGTCATAACCTTACAAATTTAAATTCTCAAACAATATCCAATATTCCGACAAATAATTTGATAGCTATAAGTCATTAACTTAATGTAAGAACCCCATAATCTATTAATATCGAATCAACAAAATTTACTAGATTACCTCCGATATGCTGAAAAGATCAACGTTAAATCGTTCTGGCTCTTTTGTCCATATTTTACAAATGCATTCCCAAGGCAAAATTTTTGAGCGTTTCAGCCATCTGGCAACGTTGCAAGTCATCGCAATAGCATGTAAGTTAGCCTTCAACTGATCATGTGAATGATGGTAAAAGTAATTAATTTGACTTAGATTGTTCTTTTTCTTATTCAATATGCTAAATTGACCCATTCTTCGTCGAGATAGCTTGGGTTTCGGGAATCTGTGTTCGACGTCCCACTCATTACCACACAGGTCGGGTATAACGTATGTTTCATTGCACTGTTGCCCACGTGATAGCGTGACGTGCCTTCCGATGTCAACCTGACACAACTCCCTATGAGAGATTTGCCTCTAGCTAAGGGTTACCGAATTACAGAAAAAATAATTTGAATTTCTCTCCATTTCTCTATTATTATTAACTTTAATCAACAATCGCAATTCAATCGCAATTCGAAATAAAACTTTCCTTATGCAGCTTTATTTCACGCAACATCAATTGAATGATTGACAATTCAGATTGAAATAGCCGCAAAGAAATATTAAGTTTCAATCGGGCGTTTTTACAATACGATATTAAAGATTCCTGCACAACCTCGCCTGGCAGTGCAATAACCAACTAAAATAGAGGGGGTTAAAAGACAGTTGGAGCAAAAGATGCAGATGAGTTTTGGAACACTGGAATTAGCAGAGCGATTGAAGCGAGAAAATGTTCTGGTGAAGATTGAAGGCCTAATTGAGTGGGAGGAATTACGTCCGAAACTTACGGGTTTGTACAAGCGCGAGTTATCGCATGGTGGAGGCCAAGAGCCGTTTGATGGGTTGTTGATGTTCAAAGCGATCCTGCTAGGTCAGTGGCATAGTTTATCGGACGCTGCGTTGGAGCAAGCACTGTGTGTACGCATTGATTTTATGCAATTTTGCGGACTGTCCTTGTCGGATGCGATCCCGGACGAAACCACTTTGTGCCGGTTCCGTAACCGGCTAATAACCAACGATCGGCTAGATGATCTGCTGGCCTCTATTAATGAACAGCTTCAATCCCACGGATTGATGATCAAGGGTGCGACAGGAGCGGTCATTGATGCCACGCTGATTGAGTCAGCGGCACGCCCTAAAAAGACCATCACACTGGAGGTGGATGCCGAAGAAGGTAAGGTTGTTCAGTTTGAAGATGGCAGTCAACCTGGAATCAACTGTATCGAAGAACAAAGCGCGGATCCGGATGCGACCTGGCTCTGACAAGGCAAGAAGTCGCAGTTTGGCTACCGCAGTTACCTGGTGGTGGACGCACAAGACGGCTATGTGCGCGGGGTTCACACCGCCCCTGCCAACCAGAGCGAAATGATGCATTTCGAAGCCGCTATCGATGGTGCGCATATCGAGGCGAATCGGGTGTATGCCGACAAGGGATCCGCCAGCAATGCCAATCGGCAATTTCTAAGAAAGCAAAAGATCAAGAGCGCAATCATGCATCGCGCGTACAAGAATAAACCCCTCTCGTCACGCCAGAAGCTGGCGAATCAATTGATCAGTAAAAAACGCTATATTGTCGAACAGTGTTTCGGCACAATCAAACGCTTATTCAGAATGGAACGCGCCAGCTACTTCGGTACGACGAAAGTCAACGCCCAAGTCATACTGAAAAGTATCTGCATGAATCTAAAGAAAGCAGCCAACAAAATCTTCGTAGACCAACCATTAAGGGGAGCGATCCGTCCAAATATTACATAAGGGGGAAAAATTCACCTAAAAAAAGGAAAAAACTCCACTTTCTATTAAAGTGACGTGCAACAAGTGTCACTTGGAAAATTTTCTCTGTCGCTACAGCAAAATTCTTGCGGTTGTGCAGAGGTCTTTATTACGGCGTACTTTAGTGAAGTGATTGACCTCACCAAGCCCGTCAGCTATTTAGAGCTTACTCAGAAATATAGCGATCAGATATGCGCTGCCAAGTAAGAATTCCGGTTTGAGCTGAATTGGCAGGCACGCGCAAACGGAATTTCTCTTGGCATGCTTTTTTTGTCACCCAGGATGCTATTTTGGCAGCAAGATTCCTCAGGCAAATAAAAACCC encodes:
- a CDS encoding EpsD family peptidyl-prolyl cis-trans isomerase, which produces MVLAHIRMISIIGLVFITALTLTACDKEPNTKKSGQSIVSVNGSEITMLQLNDEIRRSNIRADQYESAREQLLESLIARQLIVDEAIRNKLDRTPEVMQARERANAQVIAQAYLQGIISKIAKPSKAEIEDYFQKNPELFAQRKQFDLTTVRIATREVSEELKRVIDTAKSIEEVVTWLDKNNIQYFRSLATRSSADLPLQLVSTLREKSKDTIFIINEQEKSILISVNAIKDNSVSETAAAPQIERFLINQKYKEATDAEIARLRTSAKIEYLNAKAPEPNNIEKSESQLFRISPENLSNIDNPSGTVSEGVIERGISGLK
- a CDS encoding cupin domain-containing protein gives rise to the protein MKSQNIFSKIPKNLKCEIFELLINDDTVTIERIISKGQQSSSWYDQKKNEWVIVLKGEAILTFENQTSVQLKEGDFINIPAHSKHRVSWSEPENETIWLAVHY
- the rpmE gene encoding 50S ribosomal protein L31, which codes for MKADIHPDYHEITVTCSCGNVFNTRSTMNKPLTIEVCSLCHPFYTGKQKIVDTAGRVEKFRQKYNKQ
- a CDS encoding IS1595 family transposase, which produces MIKQFNSLIEMLKTFPDEQSCIDHFTAIKWTEKKQCPHCGSEKIYHFADNRTHKCAQCRKKFSIRVGTIFEDSKIPLQKWFMAVYLATSHKKGISSIQLAKDIDVTQKTAWFMLHRLRHASQTKSFNTPSLGGQGKIVEIDETYIGGKERNKHNNKRSKGTQGRSTKTKAAVLGMLERGGELRAVKVKNGASFSIMPVIVTNVLSDTKIMTDEARAYRQLPRAYTHNSVNHSFCEYVSGSIHTNTIEGAWSLFKRGILGIQHHISPKHLDRYLTEFSFRYNTRKQGEGERVNNLLARTNGRITYKELIA
- the dinD gene encoding DNA damage-inducible protein D, with the protein product MSEKKIDTDKLAGMAFDDALSRLAHTDPKELSEINKENISDGAIEQLIEKFEDSSHIDEDDVEFWYARDLQVLLGYESSWQNFSNVIEKAKSACESSGNSVLDHFNDVIKMVAIGSGAEKKVDDIKLTRYACYLIAQNGDPRKKPISFAQTYFAIQTRRQEIRDDDEANYIPLSEDKKRFLLRDEIKEHNKRLASAAKGGGVVEPIDFAIFQTFGYRGLYGGLDRLGIARKKGLKSKDTILDHMGSTELAANLFRATQTEEKLRRENIKGKENANNAHHEVGKKVRQAIKDIGGTMPEDLPPAEDIVKVGKRIQKAIKSSQKKIK
- a CDS encoding response regulator transcription factor, coding for MVKVLIADDHALFRDGLKRIFSETDDIEVIAEAIDGKDTIKKAKEYDWDIALLDINLPDMNGLEVLKRISSANLPSYVLVLSMYPEEEYAIRAIRSGASGYMTKDSPTDQLINVVRRLANGGKYVNPELAEKLLFTPIINSEKLIHTTFSDREFHVFKLIVSGESLTSIANKLSLSVKTVSTYRSRILEKMRMKNNAQLIRYAIQHRLIE
- a CDS encoding response regulator, whose product is MIIPTIHILLIEDNEADAILVESDLQQAMGEQMTVTHVERLSSAIELIHKKSFDLILSDLTLPDSDGITTIKQLREHAISTPIAVLSFRDDEKLAIKAIKAGAQDYLVKGSLTEGVLARVIRYSIERQRIEESNRRAQKRFQTIFEKSPLGIALVNLHTGRYYDVNPKYASIVGRRVDELIDISHADIIHPDDLQSYHDDIESFLNSGRVDCKIEKRILHQDISVFWIKISIVRFEAIASNEICYLCMIEDITERKQMIENLHQLAAHLQDIREEERTRIGREIHDVLGGTLTVLKMDLDWLSKKITAEPMHERIKLLYQLTGEAIETARRVSVNLRPNVLDNLGLLGAIEWLVRELEQRTKIDCTLESTISNLSCHNKSYETAIFRIIQEVFINITRHSNATEVDVELVEDEDDFVITIKDNGVGITKLQILNPQSFGIISMNERTQQFGGEFEISGIASQGSVVMLRIPLALVTCAEEAIDG
- a CDS encoding response regulator; translation: MHHKNSIESNIILMIDDNPTDVLLIKEAFALCDENCEVYVAEDGVYALEFLKQQGQYHHVPRPNIILLDLNMPRKSGLEVLKELKDDVDLRSIPVIIYTSSTTKEDVRSAYRSYANGYIKKSADFDGCIKIAKAIQYYWFSTSIFYEL
- a CDS encoding sensor histidine kinase, producing MKWIKLTCLYEISRDMLAIHCVDELCQKLIEHIKSIWYPSDQIFPFINIDDKSYTEGRIPHGLEHRFSISIITNGKIRGQIGVHCMDQSTVSLMEKEDPIFLQNIAVDLGSWLERNQYLDKKVLLDTARVIESVFDKHAIIAITDNLGIINYANERFCIVSKYSLEELIGQDHRIINSGHHSKDFFLNLWSTISKGETWKGEIKNRAKDGTYYWVATTIVPFLDDAGLPYQYASILNEVTEYKQLEQKMEKQVTELARSNDELEQFAYVVTHDLQEPLRAISSFVQLLKKYCYTQLDQRANNLISHAVAGTERMQQLIDDLLTYAQANANQAFVEIDCEQLLNNVEADLFVTISECSAIITHDHLPVVKGIHFQFIQLFTNLINNALKFQRDQPPKIHVGVEEKRDEWVFLISDNGIGIEKQYLKRIFRVFQRLHSRSDYAGTGIGLAICKKVVEHHGGRIWVNSEFNVGSSFYFTIPKIE
- a CDS encoding IS5/IS1182 family transposase — its product is MQMSFGTLELAERLKRENVLVKIEGLIEWEELRPKLTGLYKRELSHGGGQEPFDGLLMFKAILLGQWHSLSDAALEQALCVRIDFMQFCGLSLSDAIPDETTLCRFRNRLITNDRLDDLLASINEQLQSHGLMIKGATGAVIDATLIESAARPKKTITLEVDAEEGKVVQFEDGSQPGINCIEEQSADPDATWL